A genome region from Setaria italica strain Yugu1 chromosome III, Setaria_italica_v2.0, whole genome shotgun sequence includes the following:
- the LOC101778900 gene encoding peptide chain release factor PrfB3, chloroplastic isoform X1, which produces MAAAASPAACARASASGARAGGRLAGRTAALPPDGRGDGAASYKELGLYSLKKRIEDAVVRVEMTASSALELEEARRIKQEEVLRKRNLWDNPAKSHETLSALADAIRVVDHLKDLCFKAEEAKLISQLSEMDAINGELFKQAYKSSVDASEYLDRYQMHKLLKGPYDKEGACIMVTAVSDGVASELWAAKVFCMYTSWARKQGCKVGLIEKVPSKNGHVRSAAMEIESEYMFGILSGEKGMHRMTYSSLENSDTCQALSARVDVIPLFLDRPINLHLDDNDIEIAPTPCEYKKRDSRNCAAVRVVHKPSGVTAESSGERSYFANKLKATSRLKAKLLLIARELGVLDMKMITKQAIEDKCKRETRRYTFGPQKLVHDLNTGIQLSDLNLVLEGDIEQFIRGRIIARQ; this is translated from the exons ATGGCtgcggcggcctcgccggcagcgtgcgcgcgggcgtcggcgtccggcgcccgcgcggggggccgcctcgccggccgcaccgccgccctcccgccggacgggcgcggcgacggcgctgcATCCTACAAGGAGCTCG GTCTTTACTCCTTGAAAAAGAGGATTGAAGATGCAGTTGTTCGGGTTGAAATGACCGCATCCAGTGCTCTTGAGTTGGAGGAAGCACGGAGAATTAAACAGGAAGAAGTACTGCGGAAGCGTAATTTGTGGGATAATCCTGCTAAGTCACATGAGACGCTCTCTGCTCTGGCTGATGCCATCAGGGTGGTCGACCATCTAAAAGATCTTTGCTTCAAG GCTGAAGAGGCAAAGTTAATAAGTCAACTATCGGAGATGGATGCCATAAATGGTGAGCTATTTAAGCAAGCATACAAATCCTCAGTAGATGCTAGCGAGTATCTAGATCGCTACCAGATGCACAAGCTTCTTAAGGGTCCGTATGACAAGGAGGGAGCTTGTATTATGGTTACTGCAGTATCAGACGGTGTTGCTTCTGAG CTATGGGCAGCGAAGGTCTTTTGCATGTATACAAGTTGGGCACGGAAGCAAGGTTGCAAGGTTGGGTTGATTGAGAAGGTTCCTTCAAAGAATGGCCATGTCCGGTCTGCAGCAATGGAGATTGAATCAGAGTATATGTTTGGCATCCTTTCTGGAGAAAAAGGAATGCATCGAATGACATACTCTTCCCTTGAAAATTCTGACACTTGTCAG GCCTTATCAGCTAGAGTCGACGTAATTCCCCTGTTCTTGGATAGACCAATTAATCTGCACTTGGATGACAATGATATAGAGATCGCCCCCACACCTTGTGAATATAAGAAGCGTGATAGCAGAAATTGTGCTGCTGTCAGGGTTGTACACAAACCAAGTGGAGTCACTGCTGAAAGTTCAG GTGAGAGAAGCTACTTTGCAAACAAGCTAAAAGCTACGAGTAGGTTGAAAGCAAAGCTCCTCTTAATAGCTAGAGAATTGGGAGTATTAGACATGAAGATGATCACCAAACAGGCTATAGAGGACAAGTGCAAGCGTGAAACGCGAAGGTACACATTTGGGCCTCAGAAGCTGGTTCATGATCTCAACACAGGCATCCAGTTATCAGATTTGAACTTGGTTCTGGAAGGTGATATAGAGCAATTCATCAGAGGCCGTATTATCGCCAGGCAATGA
- the LOC101778900 gene encoding peptide chain release factor PrfB3, chloroplastic isoform X2 — MAAAASPAACARASASGARAGGRLAGRTAALPPDGRGDGAASYKELGLYSLKKRIEDAVVRVEMTASSALELEEARRIKQEEVLRKRNLWDNPAKSHETLSALADAIRVVDHLKDLCFKAEEAKLISQLSEMDAINGELFKQAYKSSVDASEYLDRYQMHKLLKGPYDKEGACIMVTAVSDGVASELWAAKVFCMYTSWARKQGCKVGLIEKVPSKNGHVRSAAMEIESEYMFGILSGEKGMHRMTYSSLENSDTCQLAGLIS; from the exons ATGGCtgcggcggcctcgccggcagcgtgcgcgcgggcgtcggcgtccggcgcccgcgcggggggccgcctcgccggccgcaccgccgccctcccgccggacgggcgcggcgacggcgctgcATCCTACAAGGAGCTCG GTCTTTACTCCTTGAAAAAGAGGATTGAAGATGCAGTTGTTCGGGTTGAAATGACCGCATCCAGTGCTCTTGAGTTGGAGGAAGCACGGAGAATTAAACAGGAAGAAGTACTGCGGAAGCGTAATTTGTGGGATAATCCTGCTAAGTCACATGAGACGCTCTCTGCTCTGGCTGATGCCATCAGGGTGGTCGACCATCTAAAAGATCTTTGCTTCAAG GCTGAAGAGGCAAAGTTAATAAGTCAACTATCGGAGATGGATGCCATAAATGGTGAGCTATTTAAGCAAGCATACAAATCCTCAGTAGATGCTAGCGAGTATCTAGATCGCTACCAGATGCACAAGCTTCTTAAGGGTCCGTATGACAAGGAGGGAGCTTGTATTATGGTTACTGCAGTATCAGACGGTGTTGCTTCTGAG CTATGGGCAGCGAAGGTCTTTTGCATGTATACAAGTTGGGCACGGAAGCAAGGTTGCAAGGTTGGGTTGATTGAGAAGGTTCCTTCAAAGAATGGCCATGTCCGGTCTGCAGCAATGGAGATTGAATCAGAGTATATGTTTGGCATCCTTTCTGGAGAAAAAGGAATGCATCGAATGACATACTCTTCCCTTGAAAATTCTGACACTTGTCAG CTTGCAGGCCTTATCAGCTAG
- the LOC106804204 gene encoding putative F-box/LRR-repeat protein At5g41840: MEDRLSSLPDDLLHSILCGLPLKHAARTSALSRRWVPQWIRALATSPVLDFTDWDFARGQPPARPAATVDRCLRLHAEHGTPLHVSHVALVSVSPSGPGDGAFGRDVVWWIAAAVAWGAREVEVDLTTSQEEDAVPHADHGSAAFLELPADLFRARNYQMQGKDEIREQSKT, translated from the coding sequence atggaggacCGGCTGAGCAGCCTCCCCGACGACCTCCTCCACTCCATCCTCTGCGGCCTCCCGCTCAAGCACGCCGCCCGCACCAGCGCCCTCTCCCGGCGGTGGGTGCCCCAGTGGATCCGCGCACTCGCCACCTCCCCTGTTCTCGACTTCACCGACTGGGACTTTGCCCGCGGccagccgccggcgcggcctgcGGCCACGGTGGATCGATGCCTCCGGCTCCATGCCGAGCATGGCACGCCGCTCCACGTGTCCCATGTGGCGCTGGTGTCCGTGTCCCCATCGGGGCCGGGCGACGGCGCGTTCGGGCGGGACGTCGTCTGGTGGATCGCGGCCGCCGTGGCGTGGGGCGCcagggaggtggaggtggacctGACGACGTCgcaggaggaggacgcggtCCCGCACGCCGACCACGGAAGCGCGGCGTTCCTGGAGCTCCCCGCCGACTTGTTCCGGGCCAGGAACTATCAGATGCAGGGTAAAGATGAGATCAGGGAGCAATCCAAAACATaa